A region from the Plutella xylostella chromosome 8, ilPluXylo3.1, whole genome shotgun sequence genome encodes:
- the LOC105392063 gene encoding uncharacterized protein LOC105392063 isoform X2 — MLCDEEDEIQVFTWFSCAMCSICLLFAMMSMCIYGISVGYHYAQKEIAQWTEPYRQYHGLFPNRKETVGIPGAGLIRNIWNLMWSMPRFMLWEIPKFFLLEAPSYLLNLLPLNLLPYNPLGRRRSAGGGNSTVVAAPGLYPAMQSPQPGEGDPRAPWYPSVSPPVWYSVDTSAPPRPMQDNATDTPFPWAIGLNEESKIPSLSEDFENEEKSEKQSELVPKAPPPEQKDWWNVYLPESTTLDLERNIDGLKKFLPRFRSYKASNVQKRPS; from the exons atgTTATGTGATGAAGAAGATGAAATTCA GGTGTTCACGTGGTTCTCGTGTGCCATGTGCTCGATCTGCCTGCTCTTCGCGATGATGTCGATGTGCATCTACGGCATCTCGGTCGGTTACCACTACGCGCAGAAGGAAATCGCGCAATGGACAG AACCATACCGACAATACCACGGACTTTTTCCGAACCGAAAAGAAACGGTCGGAATACCCGGCGCAGGACTAATACGGAACATCTGGAACCTCATGTGGTCAATGCCAAGGTTCATGTTATGGGAGATACCTAAGTTCTTCTTACTCGAGGCCCCGAGTTACCTCTTAAACCTTCTACCTTTAAACCTTCTACCTTACAATCCACTTGGGCGAAGAAGGTCAGCAGGGGGAGGAAATAGCACTGTTGTAGCAGCCCCTGGTCTGTATCCAGCCATGCAGAGCCCCCAGCCAGGCGAGGGTGACCCCAGGGCTCCCTGGTACCCCTCAGTGAGTCCCCCAGTCTGGTACAGTGTGGACACCAGCGCCCCCCCGCGGCCGATGCAGGATAATGCTACAGACACACCGTTCCCTTGGGCCATTGGATTAAATGAAGAATCTAAGATACCTTCTTTATCAGAGGATTTTGAAAATGAAG aAAAGTCTGAAAAGCAAAGCGAATTAGTTCCCAAAGCACCGCCCCCTGAGCAGAAAGACTGGTGGAATGTGTACCTACCGGAGTCAACCACCCTAGATCTTGAAAG GAACATTGATGGTTTGAAAAAGTTTCTTCCTCGCTTCAGAAGTTACAAAGCTTCAAATGTGCAAAAGCGACCGTCCTGA
- the LOC105392063 gene encoding uncharacterized protein LOC105392063 isoform X1, with product MGLIHSTLCALSFMLERVFTWFSCAMCSICLLFAMMSMCIYGISVGYHYAQKEIAQWTEPYRQYHGLFPNRKETVGIPGAGLIRNIWNLMWSMPRFMLWEIPKFFLLEAPSYLLNLLPLNLLPYNPLGRRRSAGGGNSTVVAAPGLYPAMQSPQPGEGDPRAPWYPSVSPPVWYSVDTSAPPRPMQDNATDTPFPWAIGLNEESKIPSLSEDFENEEKSEKQSELVPKAPPPEQKDWWNVYLPESTTLDLERNIDGLKKFLPRFRSYKASNVQKRPS from the exons ATGGGGCTCATACATTCCACATTGTGTGCGCTATCATTTATGCTCGAAag GGTGTTCACGTGGTTCTCGTGTGCCATGTGCTCGATCTGCCTGCTCTTCGCGATGATGTCGATGTGCATCTACGGCATCTCGGTCGGTTACCACTACGCGCAGAAGGAAATCGCGCAATGGACAG AACCATACCGACAATACCACGGACTTTTTCCGAACCGAAAAGAAACGGTCGGAATACCCGGCGCAGGACTAATACGGAACATCTGGAACCTCATGTGGTCAATGCCAAGGTTCATGTTATGGGAGATACCTAAGTTCTTCTTACTCGAGGCCCCGAGTTACCTCTTAAACCTTCTACCTTTAAACCTTCTACCTTACAATCCACTTGGGCGAAGAAGGTCAGCAGGGGGAGGAAATAGCACTGTTGTAGCAGCCCCTGGTCTGTATCCAGCCATGCAGAGCCCCCAGCCAGGCGAGGGTGACCCCAGGGCTCCCTGGTACCCCTCAGTGAGTCCCCCAGTCTGGTACAGTGTGGACACCAGCGCCCCCCCGCGGCCGATGCAGGATAATGCTACAGACACACCGTTCCCTTGGGCCATTGGATTAAATGAAGAATCTAAGATACCTTCTTTATCAGAGGATTTTGAAAATGAAG aAAAGTCTGAAAAGCAAAGCGAATTAGTTCCCAAAGCACCGCCCCCTGAGCAGAAAGACTGGTGGAATGTGTACCTACCGGAGTCAACCACCCTAGATCTTGAAAG GAACATTGATGGTTTGAAAAAGTTTCTTCCTCGCTTCAGAAGTTACAAAGCTTCAAATGTGCAAAAGCGACCGTCCTGA